Proteins encoded within one genomic window of Episyrphus balteatus chromosome 1, idEpiBalt1.1, whole genome shotgun sequence:
- the LOC129921417 gene encoding juvenile hormone esterase-like yields the protein MLTLCFAFLITSSSSLTLTSAIKISTSLGDISGSILTSRLGEDFYAFRGIRYAQSPEGELRFQNPKPVKPWAPEIFDATNDGPRCPQPIQSQLNLTEESEDCLRLNVYTKNLNVIEYKPVIIYIHGGRFIEFSGESQKFSGPQILMDRDIVLVTFNYRLGSLGFLATGTADAPGNAGLKDQVAAFKWVKDHIHNFGGDSSSITLLGYDAGSISIGLHLVSPMTKGLFHRAIAMSGSAVSYWNYSFDQMDSAKKLATALKCPTNELEFMMKCLKESPTIKNSIEEFGQPVIERDFGQERFIVEDPVISFLSGKFHTIPLIVGMTKDEVEDIVKCKFFINKLQHKNSIFLTVKLQNFTDAQLSNERFWKEPALSLFRYASTSTKSKEISAILKKEYFEQHNSTLEPIKPLAKMMSDRVIGFPVHRFAHLAARFVPVYYYMFSYQGRYSYLNYSKGAFHYDDLQYLFYNPNMAPMFTTTDPENKIIDRLTGMWTKFAATGDPNIKNLNWKPLNLDKENYLDIGDELILREKLLLDRFDLWDRLFPVD from the exons ATGCTAACTTTGTGCTTCGCGTTTCTTAtcacgtcgtcgtcgtcgttgactTTAACTTCCGCAATTAAAATTTCCACTAGTTTAGGTGACATAAGCGGTTCAATATTAACATCGCGCTTAGGTGAAGATTTTTATGCTTTCCGTGGAATTCGCTATGCTCAATCACCAGAAGGTGAATTACGTTTTCAAAATCCCAAGCCAGTCAAACCATGGGCACCTGAAATATTTGATGCCACTAATGATGGTCCGCGATGCCCGCAGCCAATTCAAAGccaattaaatttaactgaagaATCTGAAGATTGTTTACGCCTCAATGTCTATACAAAGAATTTAAATGTAATTGAATACAAGCCGGTTATCATTTACATCCATGGCGGCAGATTTATTGAGTTCTCTGGTGAAAGTCAGAAGTTTTCCGGACCACAGATATTAATGGATCGTGATATTGTTTTGGTAACATTCAATTATCGTTTGGGTTCGTTGGGATTTCTTGCCACTGGAACTGCTGATGCCCCAGGAAATGCAGGACTTAAAGATCAAGTTGCTGCCTTTAAGTGGGTTAAAGATCACATACATAATTTTGGTGGTGATTCGAGTTCGATTACATTACTTGGATATGATGCAGGGAGTATTAGTATTGGATTACATTTGGTATCTCCCATGACAAAGGGTTTATTTCATCGAGCTATTGCTATGAGTGGATCAGCTGTGTCGTATTGGAATTATTCTTTTGATCAAATGGATTCAGCCAAGAAACTTGCAACTGCATTGAAATGTCCTACAAATGAATTGGAATTTATGATGAAATGTCTCAAAGAG AGCCCAACAatcaaaaatagtattgaagAATTTGGACAACCGGTTATCGAGAGGGACTTTGGCCAGGAGCGATTTATCGTAGAGGATCCTGTGATTTCATTTCTATCTGGCAAATTTCATACAATTCCACTTATAGTCGGAATGACTAAGGATGAAGTGGAAGACATTGTTAAATGTAAGTTCTTTATCAATAAACTACAACATAAAAATTCTATATTCTTAACAGTTAAACTACAAAACTTTACTGATGCCCAGTTGTCGAATGAAAGATTTTGGAAAGAACCAGCTTTAAGCCTGTTCCGATATGCAAGTACATcaacaaaatcaaaagaaataagTGCGATCTTGAAGAAAGAATATTTTGAACAACATAATAGTACTCTTGAACCGATCAAGCCTCTAGCAAAG ATGATGAGTGATCGAGTTATAGGCTTCCCAGTTCATAGATTTGCACATCTTGCTGCGAGATTTGTTCCAGTTTATTATTATATGTTTTCGTATCAAGGGCGCTATAGCTACCTCAATTATTCAAAAg GAGCTTTTCATTATGATGAtcttcaatatttattttataatccaAATATGGCACCAATGTTTACGACGACTGATCCTGAGAACAAGATCATTGATCGACTTACTGGAATGTGGACAAAATTTGCAGCAACAGG agatccaaacatcaaaaatttaaactggAAACCATTAAATTTGGACAAGGAAAACTATTTGGATATTGGAGATGAACTTATTTTGAGAGAGAAGCTTTTATTAGATCGCTTTGATTTGTGGGACAGATTGTTTCCTGTggattaa
- the LOC129907167 gene encoding trichohyalin-like: MADSIEFMKRTDNRHLQTHIRFKIKEALRERDRDLARRKESLKIMLSMEELQQEEELANLFRSRVLENAQKRLDWISTAKFERTEAENEFLKLKQIQRELINCEEMRPKESKKITQETKRAQLLQIAEKKAIQMKEKEIDKIWFEALMCLEREKEKQQQYENQLRKIIANKTVDVLNNQLDEIKQMKEMENEEKKKEDLRIERENHADVLQIQFEERHKLSNKFMEGSAQKSNLQDMKSEKLARAQQIKRSEDEIIEINKIQQQKEEDQAQIDRNLDRQSQARYLQYVKDKKSEMNCRNKMLDTALVAHGRRMQQGAINKIPYQKSVR, translated from the exons ATGGCAGATAGTATTGAATTTATGAAGAGAACTGACAACCGTCATCTTCAAACTCATATTCGATTTAAG ATTAAAGAAGCTCTCCGGGAAAGGGACCGTGATTTAGCTCGAAGAAAAGAAAG ctTGAAAATTATGCTTTCAATGGAAGAACTTCAACAAGAAGAAGAATTAGCTAATCTTTTTAGATCTCGAGTACTAGAGAATGCACAAAAACGTTTGGATTGGATTTCAACAGCTAAATTCGAAAGAACTGAAGccgaaaatgagtttttaaaactcaaacaaaTTCAACGTGAATT AATAAATTGTGAAGAAATGCGCCCCAAGGAAAGTAAAAAGATTACACAAGAAACCAAACGAGCACAATTATTACAAATTGCAGAAAAGAAAGCCattcaaatgaaagaaaaagaaatcgaTAAGATTTGGTTTGAAGCTCTGATGTGTTTGGAacgagaaaaagaaaaacaacaacaatatgaaaatcaattgagaaaaataattgcaaataaaactGTTGATGTCTTAAATAATCAGTTAgatgaaattaaacaaatgaaAGAGATGGAAAACGAGGAGAAAAAGAAGGAAGATTTGAG aattgaACGAGAAAACCATGCAGATGTACTCCAAATTCAATTTGAAGAGAGACACAAGCTTAGTAATAAATTTATGGAGGGTTCAGCGCAAAAG TCCAATCTTCAAGACATGAAATCGGAAAAATTAGCTCGAGCCCAGCAGATCAAGCGCTCAGAAGatgaaataattgaaataaataagattcaacaacaaaaagaagaagACCAAGCTCAAATTGATAGG aatttggatAGACAATCTCAAGCAAGATATCTTCAGTATGTCAAGGACAAGAAATCGGAAATGAATTGCAGAAACAAAATGCTGGACACT gCTTTGGTTGCCCATGGTAGACGAATGCAACAAGGAGCCATAAATAAGATACCCTACCAGAAATCTGTTCgctaa